Proteins encoded together in one Salarchaeum sp. JOR-1 window:
- a CDS encoding site-specific integrase: MSDEPTDTDVEILEGASVVPRPTQEHLSDQQYVDYRGHRREFIRWLANLGKDEARAEGYSEDVVKRRAGDCDRFYRWAWENETDGYTTNVTTDHADAYCRELAMSDRSSSDKNNIQLSLKSLFDWQDVDWTPDISFHGDDGTSQPRDYLTRAERQQVREAVLEWDSTPAYAAMSPQQRHRWKGYIATRLGKSTGDVSPEDFDAVNGFKYTSLLWTTLDAGLRPVEVKRAKTYWVDLDNAVLRIPREESSKNDGNWVVSLRERTAEMLDHWLDERELYPKYDDSDRLWLTENSNPYTPSSLRYVMNKVVDLADIDERGRSLSWYAIRHSVGTYLAREEGLAAAQSQLRHTSIDTTAKYDQAPIEDRRDALDDMG, from the coding sequence ATGTCTGACGAACCCACCGACACGGACGTCGAAATCCTCGAGGGTGCATCAGTCGTCCCCAGACCCACGCAGGAACATCTCTCCGACCAGCAGTACGTCGACTATCGCGGCCATCGACGCGAGTTCATCCGCTGGCTCGCAAACCTCGGCAAAGACGAAGCCCGAGCAGAAGGGTACTCCGAAGACGTCGTCAAACGCCGTGCAGGTGACTGTGACCGCTTCTACCGATGGGCATGGGAGAACGAAACCGATGGCTATACGACGAACGTGACGACCGACCATGCCGACGCCTACTGTCGAGAACTGGCGATGAGCGACCGCAGTTCGTCGGACAAAAACAACATCCAGTTATCTCTGAAGTCGTTGTTCGACTGGCAGGATGTCGACTGGACGCCCGATATTTCCTTCCACGGCGACGACGGCACCTCCCAACCCCGCGACTACCTGACGCGAGCGGAACGTCAGCAAGTCCGTGAAGCCGTCCTCGAATGGGATTCAACCCCCGCGTATGCAGCGATGTCCCCACAGCAGCGACACCGCTGGAAGGGGTATATTGCTACCCGTCTCGGGAAGTCGACTGGCGACGTCTCGCCCGAGGATTTCGACGCCGTCAACGGCTTCAAGTACACCTCTCTGTTGTGGACGACGCTCGACGCGGGCCTGCGGCCTGTTGAAGTGAAACGGGCGAAGACCTACTGGGTCGATCTCGACAACGCCGTCCTTCGGATTCCACGGGAGGAATCGTCGAAGAACGACGGCAACTGGGTTGTGAGTCTCCGCGAACGGACGGCGGAGATGCTCGACCACTGGCTCGATGAACGGGAACTGTATCCGAAATACGACGACAGTGACCGTCTCTGGCTGACGGAGAACAGCAATCCGTACACGCCGTCGTCACTCCGCTATGTGATGAACAAGGTCGTCGATCTGGCGGACATCGACGAGCGGGGACGGAGTTTGTCGTGGTATGCGATTCGTCATTCGGTGGGGACGTATCTTGCTCGTGAAGAAGGGTTGGCGGCAGCCCAGAGTCAACTCCGACATACGTCGATTGACACGACCGCAAAGTACGACCAGGCCCCTATCGAAGACCGACGGGACGCCCTCGACGACATGGGTTAA